A single window of Rana temporaria chromosome 1, aRanTem1.1, whole genome shotgun sequence DNA harbors:
- the LOC120939643 gene encoding transforming acidic coiled-coil-containing protein 3-like, with the protein MASSQQDPQAMASTQQDPQASGTHRLLSTPSTTHRLFMSQILLVIKISIVVLVILLIIAVVIIQITILTDMISPVQTDMISPVQTDMISPVQTDIISPVQTDIISPVQTDIISPVQTDIISPVQTDIISPVQTDMISPVQTDIISPVQTDIISPVQTDIISPVQTDMISPVQTDMISPVQTDMISPVQTDMISPVQTDLISPVQTDLISPVQTDLISPVQTDLISPVQTDMISPVQTDMISPVQTDIISPVQTDMISPVQTDIISPVQTDMISPVQTDMISPVQTDMISPVQTDMISPVQTDMISPVQTDMISPAEQEVMEGKAEMKVMEVEAEQEVMEGEAEMKVMEVEAEQEVMEGEAEMKVMEGEAEQEVMEEEAEMKVMEGEAEQEVMEGEAEMKVMEGEAEQEVMEGEAEMKVMEGESEMKLMEGEAEMKVMEGEAEMKVMEGEAEQEVMEGEVEMKVMEGEAEMKVMEGEAEQKVMEGEAELKVMEGEAEQKVMEGEAEQEVMEGEAEQEVMEGEAEQEVMEGEAEQEVMEGEAEQEVMEGEAEQEVMEGEAEQEVMEREAEMKVMEGEAEQEVMEGEAEMKVMEEEAEQEVMEGEEEMKVMEEEAEQEVMEGEAEQEKEREERRRKKERRKKK; encoded by the exons atggccagctcccagcaggacccacaggccatGGCCAGCactcagcaggacccacaggccagCGGGACCCATAGGCTATTGTCCACTCCCAGCACGACCCATAGGCTTTTTATgtcacaaatactgt tagtgatAAAAATATCAATAGTAGTGCTAGTAATACTACTAATAATAGCAGTAGTAATAATACAAATAACAATACTA ACCGACATGATATCACCTGTACAGACCGACATGATATCACCTGTACAGACCGACATGATATCACCTGTACAGACTGACATTATATCACCTGTACAGACCGACATTATATCACCTGTACAGACCGACATTATATCACCTGTACAGACCGACATTATATCACCTGTACAGACTGACATTATATCACCTGTACAGACCGACATGATATCACCTGTACAGACTGACATAATATCACCTGTACAGACCGACATAATATCACCTGTACAGACTGACATAATATCACCTGTACAGACCGACATGATATCACCTGTACAGACCGACATGATATCACCTGTACAGACCGACATGATATCACCTGTACAGACCGACATGATATCACCTGTACAGACTGACTTGATATCACCTGTACAGACTGACTTGATATCACCTGTACAGACTGACTTGATATCACCTGTACAGACTGACTTGATATCACCTGTACAGACCGACATGATATCACCTGTACAGACTGACATGATATCACCTGTACAGACTGACATAATATCACCTGTACAGACCGACATGATATCACCTGTACAGACCGACATAATATCACCTGTACAGACCGACATGATATCACCTGTACAGACCGACATGATATCACCTGTACAGACCGACATGATATCACCTGTACAGACCGACATGATATCACCTGTACAGACCGACATGATATCACCTGTACAGACCGACATGATATCACCT GCGGAGCAGGAAGTGATGGAAGGGAAGGCGGAGATGAAAGTGATGGAAGTGGAGGCAGAGCAGGAAGTGATGGAAGGGGAGGCGGAGATGAAAGTGATGGAAGTGGAGGCAGAGCAGGAAGTGATGGAAGGGGAGGCGGAGATGAAAGTGATGGAAGGGGAGGCGGAGCAGGAAGTGATGGAAGAGGAGGCGGAGATGAAAGTGATGGAAGGGGAGGCGGAGCAGGAAGTGATGGAAGGGGAGGCGGAGATGAAAGTGATGGAAGGGGAGGCGGAGCAGGAAGTGATGGAAGGGGAGGCGGAGATGAAAGTGATGGAAGGGGAGTCGGAAATGAAACTGATGGAAGGGGAGGCGGAGATGAAAGTGATGGAAGGGGAGGCGGAGATGAAAGTGATGGaaggggaggcagagcaggaaGTGATGGAAGGGGAGGTGGAGATGAAAGTGATGGAAGGGGAGGCAGAGATGAAAGTGATGGAAGGGGAGGCGGAGCAGAAAGTGATGGAAGGGGAGGCGGAGTTGAAAGTGATGGAAGGGGAGGCAGAGCAGAAAGTGATGGAAGGGGAGGCGGAGCAGGAAGTGATGGAAGGGGAGGCGGAGCAGGAAGTGATGGAAGGGGAGGCGGAGCAGGAAGTGATGGAAGGGGAGGCGGAGCAGGAAGTGATGGAAGGGGAGGCGGAGCAGGAAGTGATGGAAGGGGAGGCGGAGCAGGAAGTAATGGaaggggaggcagagcaggaagtgatggaaaGGGAGGCGGAGATGAAAGTGATGGAAGGTGAGGCGGAGCAGGAAGTGATGGAAGGGGAGGCGGAGATGAAAGTGATGGAAGAGGAGGCGGAGCAGGAAGTGATggaaggggaggaggagatgAAAGTGATGGAAGAGGAGGCGGAGCAGGAAGTGATGGAAGGGGAGGCGGAGCAGGAA aaggaaagagaagaaaggagaaggaagaaggaaagaagaaagaagaag